The Silene latifolia isolate original U9 population chromosome 4, ASM4854445v1, whole genome shotgun sequence region agggttgagggttggattaggcagatccgcggtagcggtccgcctaatccaaccctcaaccctttcccgtcccgttttaggatacccggccccctactttaaatcccgtccccaaaaaagggttcactcatccccctctagggtgtcttttggtctcgcggccgataatgtgagaagggaaagggttgagggttggattaggcggatccgcggtagcggtccgcctaatccaaccctcaaccctttcccgtcccgttttaggatacccggcccccaactttaaatcccgtcccccaaaaagggttcactcatcccctctagggtgtcttttggtctcgcggccgataatgtgagaagggaaagggttgagggttggattaggcggatccgcggtagcggtccgcctaatccaacctcaaccctttcccgtcccgttttaggatacccgccccctactttaaatcccgtccccaaaaaagggttcactcatcccctctagggtgtcttttggtctctcggccgataatgtgagaagggaaagggttgagggttggattaggcggatccgcggtagcggtccgcctaatccaaccctcaaccctttcccctcccgttttaggatacccggccccctactttaaatcccgtccccaaaaaagggttcactcatcccctctagggtgtcttttggtctcgcggccgataatgtgagaagggaaagggttgagggttggattaggcggatccgcggtagcggtccgcctaatccaacctcaaccctttccccgtcccgctttaggatacccggcccccaactttaaatcccgtccccaaaaaagggttcactcatccccctctagggtgtcttttggtctcgcggccgataatttgagaagggaaagggttgagggctggattaggcggatccgcggtagcggtccgcctaatccaaccctcaaccctttcccgtcccgttttaggatacccggcccctactttaaatcccgtccccaaaaaagggttcactcatcccctctagggtgtcttttggtctcgcggccgataatgtgagaagggaaagggttgagggttggattaggcggatccgcggtagcggtccgcctaatccaaccctcaaccctttcccctcccgttttaggatacccgacccctactttaaatcccgtccccaaaaaagggttcactcatcccctctagggtgtcttttggtctcgcggccgaaaatgtgagaagggaaagggttgagggttggattaggcggatccgcggtagcggtccgcctaatccaacctcaaccctttccccgtcccttttaggatacccggccccctactttaaatcccgtccccaaaaaagggttcactcatcccctctagggtgtctttttgtctctcggccgataatgtgagaagggaaagggttgagggttggattaggcggatcgctaccgcggatccgcctaatccaacctcaaccctttcccgtcccgttttaggatacccggccccctactttaaatcccgtccccaaaaaagggttcactcatccccctctagggtgtcttttggtctcgcggccgataatgtgagaagggaaagggttgagggttggattaggcagatccgcggtagcggtccgcctaatccaaccctcaaccctttcccgtcccgctttaggatacccgccccaactttaaatcccgtcccccaaaaagggttcactcatcccctctagggtgtcttttggtctcgcggccgataatgtgagaagggaaagggttgagggttggattaggcggatccgcggtagcggtccgcctaatccaatcctcaaccctttcccgtcccgttttaggatacccggccccctactttaaatcccgtccccaaaaaagggttcactcatcccctctagggtgtcttttggtctcgcgaccgataatgtgagaagggaaagggttgagggttggattaggcggatccgcggtagcggtccgcctaatccaaccctcaaccctttctcgtcccgttttaggatacccggccccctactttaaatcccgtccccaaaaaagggttcactcatcccctctagggtgtcttttggtctcgcggccgataatgtgagaagggaaagggttgagggttggattaggcggatccgcggtagcggtccgcctaatccaacctaaaccctttcccgtcccgttttaggatacccggcaacATATGTTTATTAAACAATTGTGTATGTGCATGACAATGTagagtatgtgcattaaatagttttctacatgttttaaaaaaaaaagggaaagggttgagggttggattaggcggatccgcggtagcggtccgcctaatccatccctcaaccctttcccgtcccgttttaggatacctagcCTTCTacatttaatcccgtccccaaacaAGTGTTAACTCGACCCCTCTACGGTGTCTTTAtttaaacaaccttgtacatgaATGAAAAGACatagtatgtgcattaaatagtcTTCTACATGTATGACAAAGCAttatatgtgcattaaaatttTACACCTGTTGCTTTGCTATTTGATGCATTAAtgctaaaatttgtcattttatttGAAATGCTGAAACATTACTTCACCAAAAACTTCTGAACATCACCTAATTAATGTTGTTTAACATTTGACAGATGATGGGGATGTCTTCTCAGAAACAGTTGACAACGAAGCTACTACAACAGAAACAGTTGACAAGGAAGCTTCTAAACCAGAAACAGCTGACAAGGAAGCTACTAAAACAGAACCAGCTGTTCCGCGTCGAGTGAGTCCTCGTACTAAAAAACCAGTTGATGAGGATGTCTTACCGAAAGATGTTGAAGAACCATCTACCAAGAAAGGGAGAGTGTCCACTGTTACTGATAAGAAAGATGCTTGCAGCGTTGCTAGTAGGAAAGGAAGTCCACATAGGAAGTGTGGTAAAGATTATGATACGCTGGTAACTAGGATGAGTCCTTCTTTGATAATTAATTTTATCAAGTCGAACCCGTCTGAGAAGCAAATTGAAGCTATTCAGAGCATGGGTTTTGGAGAGCTGTTAAAACTTCAGTCGGAAGAAATCCATGGCCATTTGGCTAGATGGATTGTGGAGTCTTTCAATCCATTCAGTTGTTCGTTGATGAATGGGGATTTGACTATCACGGATGAGGATGTCTACCTTGTCACGGGAATTCCTATGGGGCCATTAGATATTAATCAAGTTGGGAGGTACTATAAAGAAGAGGGTTATTTAGAGGCTGTCCGGAGA contains the following coding sequences:
- the LOC141651252 gene encoding uncharacterized protein LOC141651252 — protein: MGRKSVASKKKVLPKGGRSVKDYFSAKSKAATTNSVDPSNLNDGDVFSETVDNEATTTETVDKEASKPETADKEATKTEPAVPRRVSPRTKKPVDEDVLPKDVEEPSTKKGRVSTVTDKKDACSVASRKGSPHRKCGKDYDTLVTRMSPSLIINFIKSNPSEKQIEAIQSMGFGELLKLQSEEIHGHLARWIVESFNPFSCSLMNGDLTITDEDVYLVTGIPMGPLDINQVGRYYKEEGYLEAVRRFKDQFSTTDITKKVLLEKMIERGIFGDDFQRNFLVYITSDSLMGCYGAFSKASHASKVCGSSYGSHYQNVDFGDSLFEGFSLSHKVKKNRDGRRGKKGRGER